GCAGGCTCCGTACGAAGTCGCTCACGCGCCGCACCCTACCCGCGCGGTGGGGCGACACCCCGTCCGGCGGGGCCACGGTGCCGTGGCGCCGCCGGACGGGGGCGCTCAGTGCTCCCGCTCCCGTCGCAGCCGCTCGTATGCCGCCAGCCCGTCCGGGACCCACTCCCACTCGTCGAGCCGCGCCTCCAGCTCGGACTCGGGCAGGAACCGGTGCCAGGCGACCTCCTCCGCCTGCGGACGCACCGGGAGTTCGCAGCGCACCTCGTAGACGGCCGACCACCAGGTGTGCCAGACCGGCTCGGGTCCGCCGGCCGGCGCCGGCGCGGACGCCTCGTAGAGGAACTTGAAGAGCGGGACCGGACGCGGCAGCCCACGGACCCCCAGCTCCTCCTCGGCCTCGCGCAGCGCCGCGTCGTCGTACGACTCGCCCGCCCCGACGACACCGCCGACGAACATGTCGTACAGGGACGGGAAGACGAGCTTCGTCGCCGTGCGGCGGTGCACGAAGACCCGCCCCTCGACGTCCCGCGCGAGGACGAACACGGCGCGGTGCCGCAGGCCGCGCGCGTAGGCCTCGCCGCGCGGCGCCCGGCCCACGACCTCGTCGTTCTCGTCGACGATGTCCAGGATCTCCTCGGAGGGATGCGCAGAGGTGTTCATGGCGCCATCCAACCAGCCGGGGGAGCGGACGCCGGGCCGGCCGGAAGGGGAAGCGGCCCGGCGACCCGTCCCCCGGACCGCCGGCGAACCGCGGGCGAGACGGCCGGAAGCGGACTCCGGCCCGGCCCGTGGACCGCGCCTCGGGGTCCGTGGCCACCGCCGCCACTTTCCCCGGTGGGAAGTGTTGACGAGTTACTGCCGCGTACAGAAGATCGGAGCCATCGCACTGGGTCGCGCCGCCGGGCGCCCGCTCCGAGAGGGACACCAACCATGGCGAACGACGCCGATGTCATCGTGATCGGGGCAGGGCTGGCGGGTCTCGTGGCCACCGCGGAACTCGTCGACGCCGGGCGGAAGGTCATCCTGCTCGACCAGGAGCCGGAGCAGTCGTTCGGCGGGCAGGCCCACTGGTCGTTCGGCGGCCTCTTCCTGGTCGACTCGCCGGAGCAGCGGCGGATGCGCATCAAGGACAGCCACGACCTGGCGTTGCAGGACTGGCTCGGCACGGCCGGGTTCGACCGCGACGAGGACCACTGGCCACGCCGCTGGGCGGAGGCCTACGTCGACTTCGCCGCCGGTGAGAAGCGGCCCTGGCTGCACGCCCAGGGCGTCAGGTTCTTTCCGGTCGTCGGCTGGGCCGAGCGCGGTGGCTACGACGCGAACGGGCACGGCAACTCGGTACCCCGGTTCCACATCACCTGGGGGACCGGGCCCGGCATCATCGAGCCGTTCGAGCGCCGGGTGAGGGAAGGCGTCGCCCGCGGACTGGTCGAACTGCGCTTCCGCCACCGGGTGACGGGGCTCGCCCGTACCTCGGGAGCCCTCGACACCGTCACCGGCGAGATCCTGGAGCCGTCCGCGGTGGAGCGGGGCGAGGCGAGCAGCCGCGAGGTCACCGGGTCGTTCGAACTCCGCGCCCAGGCCGTCGTCGTCACCTCCGGCGGCATCGGCGGCAACCACGACCTCGTACGCGCCCAGTGGCCCGAGCGGCTCGGCACCCCGCCCGGGAAGCTGCTCTCCGGCGTCCCGGCACATGTCGACGGACTGATGCTCGGCATCGCCGAGTCGGCCGGCGCCCGCCACATCAACCGCGACCGCATGTGGCACTACACCGAGGGCATCGAGAACTGGAACCCGATCTGGGCCCGGCACGGCATCCGCATCCTGCCCGGGCCGTCCTCGCTCTGGCTGGACGCGCGCGGACGGCGACTGCCCGTCCCGCTGTTCCCCGGCTTCGACACACTCGGCACGCTGGAGCACATCACCCGGACCGGCCACGACCACACCTGGTTCGTGCTCGACCAGCGCATCATCGGCAAGGAGTTCGCACTCTCCGGCAGTGAGCAGAACCCCGACCTCACCGGCCGCTCCGTGCGCGGGGTCATCGGCCGGGCGCGGGCCGAAGTGCCGGGGCCCGTCAGGGCGTTCATGGACAACGGGGCCGACTTCGTGGTCGAGAAGGACCTGACGGCGCTGGTGCGAGGGATGAACGCGCTCACCGAGGAACCCCTCATCGACGAGGCCGCGCTGCGCCGCGAGATCATCGCCCGGGACAGGGAGATCGCCAATCCCTTCACCAAGGACCTCCAGGTCACGGCCATCCGCGGCGCCCGCAAGTACCTCGGCGACAGGCTCATCCGCACCGCGTCCCCGCATCGCATCCTCGACCCCGGGGCAGGTCCCCTCATCGCCGTGCGGCTCAACATCCTCACCCGGAAGTCGCTCGGGGGCCTGGAGACGGACCTCTCGTCCCGGGTCCTCGCCGACGGCGGCGAGCCGCTGCCGGGGCTGTACGCGGCGGGCGAGGCAGCCGGGTTCGGCGGCGGCGGCGTGCACGGCTACCGCTCCCTCGAGGGCACCTTCCTCGGCGGCTGCATCTTCTCGGGGCGCGCGGCGGGCAGGGCGGCGGCGAAGGCGGTGTCGTGACCGGGGGCGCGTGGGTGTGGCGCCGGTGGGACATGGCGGGCGGCCCGGGGCGGGTTGCGCGGAGGCGGTTCGAGGGCATCTCCGCAGGACAGTGGCCCTGACCAACCCGCTGGTGCGCGGGGCGGGTTGACCTGTCCCGCGTGGCGCGGATGGGCAGCGGCGGGGTTGCGGAAGGGCCGGCCTTGACGGGGAGCCTTCGCTGCCGCTTTGCTGAGCGCGATCATTCGCTCACAGTCTGATGTGAAAGTAGCAACGCGGATGCCCCCACCTCCGCCTCCGCTCGGCCGCCGCCGTCGCGCCGGGCGCTCCGGCCGGCCCTTCGACACCGCACTCGACGACACTGAACTCGCGTCGGCACGAGCACAGTTGACCCACGGCCGGTGGAGCGCCGTGCGGTCGCTGCTCACGGCGACCGGTGACGACTGGGACCGCCGGGGCCATCGGCTCGTCGTCCTCGGCGAGCCGCCGTCGAGCGCCGCCTGGGCGCGTGACTGGCTCCTGGCGGAGCCTGACAGCGCCGACGCCGCAGTGCTGCTCGCCTGCGCCGAGGTCCGGGCCGCTCTGCGCGGCAAGGAACGGCCGGAGTCCGCCAGGGCCGCCTGCCTCGTGGCGGCGGGGCTCGCGCCCCGGGACCCGACGCCGTGGCTCGCCCAGTTGCTCCTCGCCCGCACCCTGGGCACCGAGGGGGAGGTCGCCCGTCTCTTCGACGAGGTACGGGTCCGTCACCCCGAGCACCACCACGCGCACCATCTGATGGCCGCCCGGCTCGCCGAACGCCGTGCCGGTGCCGGGCAGGACCCGCTCCACGAGGTGTACGACTTCGCGTCCTGGGCGGCCGAGCAGGCCCCGGCCGACTCCCCCCTCGCGGTTTTGCCCGTCGTCGCGCACGCCGAGCGGTACCGGGTGCTGGCGGCGGCCGGCCGCGAGCCGGTCGACCCCCTCGCCTCCGGCCACTGGACCGGCCGGCGGGCCCGCCTGGTGATGAAGGCGGCCTTCGACTGGTGGCTGGAGTGGGAGGGCGAGGACCACCCGCGCAACCGTCTCGACCTCAACTACCTCGCCCACGCCAAGTACTGCGAGGGACGCTCCGCCGAGGCGGCGGCCCTGTTCCACCGCATCGGGCCGCACGCCACCCCAGACCCCTGGTCCTATCCGGACCGGGACCCGCACCACGCTTTCCAGGCCGCGCGCGACGCCGCGCTCGGCTCCGTCTGAACCACCCATCCCCGAAGGGACCGCCCCGCCATGCCGCCGGCCAGTTCGAGCACCAGCACGAGCGCCACCAGCACGAGCGAGATCAACACCTACAAAGGACAGGAACGGGCGCTGCGGGCCGGCCGGCTCGGGACCGCGGGCCTGCTGCTCTCGGTCCTCGCGGCCAGCGCACCGCTGATGGTGGTGGCCGGGGTCATGCCCACCGTCTACGGCGTGATGGGCATCGTCGGCCAGCCCCTGCTGTACGTCGTCCTCGGCGTCGTCCTGATGCTGTTCAGCGTCGGCTACGCCGAGATGAGCCGCCACGTCCACAACGCGGGCGCCTTCTACGCCTACATAGCCCGCGGCCTCGGCCCCACCTCGGGCGCCGGGGCCGCGCTCGTCGCCCTCGTCGCGTACAGCGCGATGCAGGTCGGCATCTACGGCATCCTCGGCTTCGAGGTTTCGGGGCTGCTCGCCGCCCACCTCGACCTGACCGTCGCCTGGTGGGTGCCGGCGCTCGCCGCCGCCGCCGTCGTCGCCGTCCTGGGCTGGCTGAAGATCGACCTCAACGCCAGGGTGCTCGGCGTCCTCCTGGTGGTCGAGTGCGCCCTCGTCGTCGTCTTCGACGTCGCCGCCGTCGCCGACCCCGGTCCCGAGGGACTCTCCCTGAGCGCCTTCGACCCCGGCACGCTCACCGGCGCGGGTCTCGGCACCGCCCTCTGCTTCTGCATCGCGGCGTTCGTCGGCTTCGAGCAGTCCCCGGTGTACGCGGAGGAGACCAGCCGTCCCCAGATCGTCGTCTCACGCGTGATGTTCCTCGCCGTCGGCTACGCCGCGCTGTTCCTCGCGCTCAGCGCCTGGGCGCTCACCGTCGCCACCGGCCCCGGCGCCGTCACCCGCGAGGCGGCCGAGCAGGGCCCCGGCCTGCTGTTCTCGCTCACCGGCAGCCGGCTCGGCGCCACCTTCACCGATGTGCTGCACGTCCTCTTCCTGACCGGTATGTTCGCGGCGCTGCTCAGCTTCCACAACGTCGTCGCCCGGTACGCGTTCGCCATGGGCAGGGAGGGCCTGCTGCCCGCCGGCTTCGGCCGGACGAGCCGCACGAGCGGCGCCCCCGCCACCGGATCGGTGCTCCAGTCCGTCGTCTCCGTCGCGGTGATCGCCGCCTTCGCCGCCACCGACGCCATGCCCGCGGGCGACCCGACCACTCCGGTGCTGCGCCTGTTCACCTGGATGGGCAACATCGGGGCCCTCGGGGTGATCCTGCTGATGGCGGCCGCCTCCTTCGCCGTGATCGCCTTCTTCGTCCGCCGCGGCGCGGCCGGCCCGCTGGCCTGGCGGCTCGTCTGCTCCGGGCTCGCGGGACTCGCTCTCCTCGCGATCGCCGTCTACACGGTGAAGGACTTCGACGTCCTGATCGGCGCCGGCCCCGGCTCCTCGCTGAGCTGGATCCTGCCCGGCATCATCGGCGGCTCCCTGGTCGGGGGGCTGGTCTACGGCGTGGTCCTGAAGTCCGTACGGCCCGAGGTGCACGCCCGGATCGGGCTCGGCAACGAGGCCTTCCGGCTGGAGCAGGCCGCCGGGACGGAGCCCGCGCCCGGCGCCCAGGTGTGACGGAATTCTGACGGATACCCGCGGCAGCTGGATCCCGGCGGCCGCGGGTGCTCGAATCCAAGGGTGAACGAAACCACCCCGCCCCCGGGTCCGGCGCCGTCCGACCCGCCGGCGCCGGCCCCGGGCACCCCCGTGGAGCCGGGCACGCCCACCGTCCCGGGTACCCCCGTGGAGCCGGGCACGCCCACCGTCCCGGGTACCCCCGTGGAGCCGGGCACGCCCACCGTCCCGGGTACCCCCGTGGAGCCGGGCACGCCCACCGCCCCGGGCACTTCGGCGCAACCGCCCCCGAGCGCGTCGGCTGCCCCGGAGCCGGAGCCGGAGCCGGAGCCGGAGCCCGACCGGGACCCCGCCCCGGACCGGGACCCGGACCGGGACCCGGACTCGGAGGGCGCGCCCGTCGGCCGGCGTACGGTCCTCACGGTGCTCGGCCTCGGCGCCGCCGGCGTCGCCGCCGCGCCCTGGCTCCAGCGCGGCCTGGAGGCCGTCCTCGGGTCGGTCGCCGACAAGGACCCGACCAATCTCACCGGCCTGCTGCCCAACGGCGGCGGCTTCCGCTACTACTCGGTCGCCGCGTCCGTGCCCCGCAGGACCGCCGCCGACTACCGGCTCACCGTCGGCGGACTGGTCGAGCGCCCCGCCGGGTTCACCCTCGCCGCCCTGCGCAGACTGCCGCAGACCCGCCTCGTGCGCGACGTCCAGTGCGTGACGGGCTGGCGCGTCCCCGACACCCCGTTCGAGGGCGTCCGGCTGTCGGAGCTGCTGGACGCCGTCGGAGTGCGGCCGGAGGCCCGGGCGGTCCGGTTCACCTGCTTCGACGGCGCGTACAGCGAGAGCCTGACCCTCGACCAGGCCCGCCGCTCCGACGTCCTCGTCTGCCTGCGGATGCAGGACGAACCGCTCTCCCACGCGCACGGCGGCCCGGTACGGCTGTACGTCGCGCCCATGTACTTCTACAAGTCCGCGAAATGGCTCTCCGGGATCTCCCTGACCCGTGACGTGCGCCCCGGGTACTGGGAGGAGCGAGGCTATGACATCGACGCCTGGGTCGGCCGGTCGAACGGCCGAGACGACGCCCCCACCGCCTGAACCCTCTGCCCGCGTCGGGAGGTTCGGCGCCGCCGAGCGCCTGGTGCACCGTGCCACGGCTGCGCTGATGCTGCTGTGCGTCGCCACGGCCGCCTGTCTCTACGTGCCCGCACTCGCCGAACTCGTCGGCAGGCGCGCACTCGTGGTGACCCTGCACGAGTGGTCCGGGCTGCTGCTACCGGTGCCGTTCCTGCTGGGCCTGGCCTCCCGCGCGTTCCGGAAGGACCTGCGGCGGCTGAACCGCTTCGGGCCGCACGACCGCACCTGGCTGCGGGCCGCGCTCCGCCGCCGGCGCGGTCCCGGGGAGCGCCCTGCCGGGAAGTTCAACGCAGGGCAGAAGCTGTACGCGGCGTGGATCGCGGGCGCGGTGCTGGTGATGCTCGGCACGGGGCTGCTGATGTGGTTCACGCATCTCGCCCCGCTGGTCTGGCGCAACGGCGCGACGTTCGTCCACGACTGGCTGGCGCTCACCATCGGAGTCGTACTGATCGGGCACATCAGGATGGCGTTCGCCGACCCGGAGGCGCGCCGTGGCATGCGTTCCGGTTCGGTCGAGCGCCGGTGGGCCCGCCGGGAGCACCCGCTGTGGGATCCCGACCGGGACTGACCGCGGCTACCGCACGAGGGACGGCAGCAGCACGAGGACGGTGCCGACGACCGAGACGACGGTCTCCATCACCGACCAGGTCTTCAGCGTCTGGCCGACGTTCGTCCCGAAGTAGCACGGCGATGACGGCGATGACGGCGAGTACCGCCATGCCGAGCTGTGCGTCGCCCGCCGCGGATACCCTGTTCGGCGGCGTCCGCTTGCCGGCATCTCGACGCTGAGACGGGTCACGGTGGTTCCTCAGTCCTCGAGCCGGCGCAGCGCGGCGACGGCCCGCTCGGTGATTTCCTGGGGGGAGCCGGAGACGTCGACGGCGACGCCGGCCTCGTCGCCCCGCAGGGGCTGCAGGGTGGCGAACTGCGAGTCGAGCAGCGCGGTGGGCATGAAGTGGCCCGTGCGCTCGGCCATCCGGCGTTCGATCAGCGCGCGGTCGCCGGTCAGATGGAGGAACTCGACGTCCGGTGCCGCGGCCCGCAGCCGGTCCCGGTAGTTCCGCTTGAGCGCGGAGCAACTGACGACACCGCCGAGCCCGGCCCTGCCGTGCGCCCAGCGGCCGATGGCGTCCAGCCAGGGCCCGCGGTCGGCGTCGTCCAGCGCGACGCCGGCGGACATCTTGGCGATGTTGCCCGCGGGAAGGAAGTCGTCGCCCTCGGCGTAGGGAACGCCCAGTGCCTCGGCGAGCAGGGGACCGATGGTGGTCTTGCCGGTCCCTGCCACGCCCATCACCACAACGACGTGGGGGGTGCTCATAGGTGCCTCGCTGTCCTCGTCGGCATCGGCCCGGACGTCGGTCGGACGCCGGGCCGTGCGCTACTGAAACCTCTTGGGTACGACGTTGGCCGCCGTCACCCTCCATGTCCATGTCCATGTCCATGTCCAGGTCGCCGAAGCCGTTCGCGAAGGCGACGCCGAGCGTGCCGAGGGGCTGACTCGGCAGATCGTCGCCGGGGCCCTCCAGGAGCTGGACGTACTCGCTCCGTGAGGCGGTCCGCCACGCCTCGATGAGACGGCGCGCTCTTGCTTTTCCTTGCCGAAACCTCTGAAATTCCTCAGATTTGTGCCTGAGTGAGGTTCGCCACTACCAAGATCCCAAGGTTTCCATGATCATGTGGTGTCGGGCCGTCTGCGCCCGCCCTGTCTTGCCGCGGTGAGCCACCTCCGCACCGCGGCAAGGCCGCCGGAGTAGTTCCGGTACCGCACACCCCCCTCACGAAGGCGAACACCTATATGAGTGACCGCACCATGACTGCGGCCGATACGCCTGTCGCCGGCCCCCCGGCCACCGCCGCCCCCCACGTGGACGCCGGAGACGCCGGGTACCGCAAGGACCTCAAGTCGCGACACATCAACATGATCGCCATCGGCGGTGCCATCGGTACGGGCCTCTTCCTCGGTGCGGGTGGCCGGATGGCCAGCGCCGGCCCGTCGCTCTTCATCGCGTACGCACTCTGCGGCGTCTTCGCGTTCTTCGTCGTCCGCGCGCTCGGCGAGCTGGTCCTCTACCGGCCCTCTTCCGGGGCCTTCGTCTCCTACGCCCGTGAGTTCATGGGCGAGAAGGGCGCCTACACCGCCGGCTGGCTGTACTTCCTCAACTGGTCGACCACCGCCATAGCGGACATCACCGCGGCCGCGGTGTTCGCCCACTACTGGTCGGCGTTCAGCGACGTCCCGCAGTGGGTGCTCGCGCTGATCGCCCTCGCCGTCGTCCTCACCGCCAACCTGATCTCGGTGAAGTACTTCGGCGAGATGGAGTTCTGGTTCGCGATCATCAAGGTCGGCGCACTGGTGCTCTTCATGCTCATCGGCATCTTCCTCGTCGTCACCCAGCACGACGTCGGCGGCCACACCCCTGGCCTGTCCACCATCACGGACAACGGCGGCGTCTTCCCGAGCGGCGTCATGCCCATGCTCCTGCTCATCCAGGGCGTCGTCTTCGCCTACGCCTCCGTCGAGCTGTGCGGCGTCGCCGCCGGTGAGACCGAGAACCCCGAGAAGATCATGCCGAAGGCGATCAACTCGATCATGTGGCGCGTCGCCCTGTTCTACGTCGGCTCCGTGGTGCTGCTCTCCCTGCTGCTGCCGTACACGGCTTTCACCGGCGACCAGAGCCCCTTCGTCACGGTCTTCAACAAGCTCGGCATCCCGGGCGCCGCGAGCATCATGAACCTCGTCGTGCTCACCGCCGCGCTGTCCAGCCTGAACTCCGGCCTCTACTCCACCGGCCGGATCCTCCGTTCGATGTCGATCTCGGGTTCCGCGCCGAGGTTCACCGGCGTGATGAACAAGGGCGGCGTCCCCTACGGCGGCATCCTGCTCACCGCGGGCTTCGGCATCCTCGGCGTCTTCCTGAACTACGTGATGCCGGGCGACGCCTTCGAACTGGTGCTGAACTTCGCCTCGATCGGCATCATCGGCACCTGGGGCATGATCATGGTCTGTTCGCTGCTGTTCGTGAACCGCTCCAGGGAAGGCCGGCTCACCCGCCCGGCATACCGGCTGCCCTGGGCCCCCTGGACCCAGATCGTCACGCTGGTCTTCCTCGCCTCCGTCCTGGTCCTGATGTGGATGGACGGCGGGATCAGCCGCACCACCGTCAACTGCCTGCCGCTGATCGCGCTCGCCCTCGTCGGCGGCTGGTTCACGGTCCGCGACCGGGTCCGGCGCATCGCCGCCGAGCGCCGGTCCGACTGAGCCCCCCGGCCGCCGCGCCGCACCACCAGGACGAGGTCCCCCGCCCGAACCGGCGGGGGACCTCGCCGTCGCCCGGGAGCGCGCCGGTGGCGGTCCGGGTCCCCGGGTCTCTCCCCCCCCGCCGGCCGGACCGCCCCGAGTGCCGGTCACCCGCGTTCCTCACGAGCAGGTGCCTTTCGACGCCCGGCGCGCACGGACCAACCCCTGCGCACGCCATAGTGGGTGGTGACGTCAGTGCGCGACGAAGGGCAGGTCCAGCAATGCCGCAGCAGGTGCAAGGTGTGGTCGCACCCGGGAAGAACGAACCGGTGCGGGTCGAGGCGATCGTCGTCCCCGACCCGGGACCCGGGGAAGCCGTGGTGAAGGTGCAGGCCTGCGGGGTCTGCCACACCGATCTGCACTACAAGCAGGGCGGGATCAACGACGACTTCCCGTTCCTCCTCGGCCACGAGGCGGCCGGCGTCGTCGAGTCGGTCGGCGACGGCGTGACCGAGGTCGAACCGGGCGACTACGTGATCCTCAACTGGCGGGCCGTGTGCGGCCACTGCCGCGCCTGTCGGCGAGGACGCCCCTGGTACTGCTT
The genomic region above belongs to Streptomyces marianii and contains:
- a CDS encoding NUDIX hydrolase — encoded protein: MNTSAHPSEEILDIVDENDEVVGRAPRGEAYARGLRHRAVFVLARDVEGRVFVHRRTATKLVFPSLYDMFVGGVVGAGESYDDAALREAEEELGVRGLPRPVPLFKFLYEASAPAPAGGPEPVWHTWWSAVYEVRCELPVRPQAEEVAWHRFLPESELEARLDEWEWVPDGLAAYERLRREREH
- a CDS encoding FAD-binding dehydrogenase is translated as MANDADVIVIGAGLAGLVATAELVDAGRKVILLDQEPEQSFGGQAHWSFGGLFLVDSPEQRRMRIKDSHDLALQDWLGTAGFDRDEDHWPRRWAEAYVDFAAGEKRPWLHAQGVRFFPVVGWAERGGYDANGHGNSVPRFHITWGTGPGIIEPFERRVREGVARGLVELRFRHRVTGLARTSGALDTVTGEILEPSAVERGEASSREVTGSFELRAQAVVVTSGGIGGNHDLVRAQWPERLGTPPGKLLSGVPAHVDGLMLGIAESAGARHINRDRMWHYTEGIENWNPIWARHGIRILPGPSSLWLDARGRRLPVPLFPGFDTLGTLEHITRTGHDHTWFVLDQRIIGKEFALSGSEQNPDLTGRSVRGVIGRARAEVPGPVRAFMDNGADFVVEKDLTALVRGMNALTEEPLIDEAALRREIIARDREIANPFTKDLQVTAIRGARKYLGDRLIRTASPHRILDPGAGPLIAVRLNILTRKSLGGLETDLSSRVLADGGEPLPGLYAAGEAAGFGGGGVHGYRSLEGTFLGGCIFSGRAAGRAAAKAVS
- a CDS encoding APC family permease; this encodes MPPASSSTSTSATSTSEINTYKGQERALRAGRLGTAGLLLSVLAASAPLMVVAGVMPTVYGVMGIVGQPLLYVVLGVVLMLFSVGYAEMSRHVHNAGAFYAYIARGLGPTSGAGAALVALVAYSAMQVGIYGILGFEVSGLLAAHLDLTVAWWVPALAAAAVVAVLGWLKIDLNARVLGVLLVVECALVVVFDVAAVADPGPEGLSLSAFDPGTLTGAGLGTALCFCIAAFVGFEQSPVYAEETSRPQIVVSRVMFLAVGYAALFLALSAWALTVATGPGAVTREAAEQGPGLLFSLTGSRLGATFTDVLHVLFLTGMFAALLSFHNVVARYAFAMGREGLLPAGFGRTSRTSGAPATGSVLQSVVSVAVIAAFAATDAMPAGDPTTPVLRLFTWMGNIGALGVILLMAAASFAVIAFFVRRGAAGPLAWRLVCSGLAGLALLAIAVYTVKDFDVLIGAGPGSSLSWILPGIIGGSLVGGLVYGVVLKSVRPEVHARIGLGNEAFRLEQAAGTEPAPGAQV
- a CDS encoding molybdopterin-dependent oxidoreductase, producing MEPGTPTAPGTSAQPPPSASAAPEPEPEPEPEPDRDPAPDRDPDRDPDSEGAPVGRRTVLTVLGLGAAGVAAAPWLQRGLEAVLGSVADKDPTNLTGLLPNGGGFRYYSVAASVPRRTAADYRLTVGGLVERPAGFTLAALRRLPQTRLVRDVQCVTGWRVPDTPFEGVRLSELLDAVGVRPEARAVRFTCFDGAYSESLTLDQARRSDVLVCLRMQDEPLSHAHGGPVRLYVAPMYFYKSAKWLSGISLTRDVRPGYWEERGYDIDAWVGRSNGRDDAPTA
- a CDS encoding cytochrome b/b6 domain-containing protein, giving the protein MTSTPGSAGRTAETTPPPPEPSARVGRFGAAERLVHRATAALMLLCVATAACLYVPALAELVGRRALVVTLHEWSGLLLPVPFLLGLASRAFRKDLRRLNRFGPHDRTWLRAALRRRRGPGERPAGKFNAGQKLYAAWIAGAVLVMLGTGLLMWFTHLAPLVWRNGATFVHDWLALTIGVVLIGHIRMAFADPEARRGMRSGSVERRWARREHPLWDPDRD
- a CDS encoding gluconokinase, which encodes MSTPHVVVVMGVAGTGKTTIGPLLAEALGVPYAEGDDFLPAGNIAKMSAGVALDDADRGPWLDAIGRWAHGRAGLGGVVSCSALKRNYRDRLRAAAPDVEFLHLTGDRALIERRMAERTGHFMPTALLDSQFATLQPLRGDEAGVAVDVSGSPQEITERAVAALRRLED
- a CDS encoding amino acid permease; the protein is MSDRTMTAADTPVAGPPATAAPHVDAGDAGYRKDLKSRHINMIAIGGAIGTGLFLGAGGRMASAGPSLFIAYALCGVFAFFVVRALGELVLYRPSSGAFVSYAREFMGEKGAYTAGWLYFLNWSTTAIADITAAAVFAHYWSAFSDVPQWVLALIALAVVLTANLISVKYFGEMEFWFAIIKVGALVLFMLIGIFLVVTQHDVGGHTPGLSTITDNGGVFPSGVMPMLLLIQGVVFAYASVELCGVAAGETENPEKIMPKAINSIMWRVALFYVGSVVLLSLLLPYTAFTGDQSPFVTVFNKLGIPGAASIMNLVVLTAALSSLNSGLYSTGRILRSMSISGSAPRFTGVMNKGGVPYGGILLTAGFGILGVFLNYVMPGDAFELVLNFASIGIIGTWGMIMVCSLLFVNRSREGRLTRPAYRLPWAPWTQIVTLVFLASVLVLMWMDGGISRTTVNCLPLIALALVGGWFTVRDRVRRIAAERRSD